The sequence CGGGCTATTCTTCATTAAGCTATCTCAAGAACTTGCCCCTAAGTACCTTAAAAGTTGATAAATCTTTTGTTAGGGATATGCTGATCGACAAAGAAGATGCCGCGATTGTTGAAACCATCATCGCTCTAGCAAAAACACTTAAATTACAAGTGATTGCAGAAGGCGTGGAACAAATAGAACAGGTTGACACGCTAAAAAAACTAGGCTGTGACTTATTTCAAGGATTTTTGTATAGTAAACCCCAACCCTTAGAATAGACTTAATACAGGTATTTTTATGTCCTTGCATCCATTAGCACAATTCATTGACAATGTTCCCGACTTTCCCAAACCAGGTATATTATTTCGCGATATCTCGCCATTACTTCGCGATCACTTTAATGCCACCATTGATGCGATCAGTGATTTATACACAGTAGAAGAGTGGCAACAAATTGATAAACTAGCGGGTATTGAATCTAGAGGCTTTATTTTTGCCGCAGCACTCGCCTACAAACATCAAAAAGGCTTTGTCAAAGTTCGCAAACCCGGTAAGTTACCACATGTACATGCCTCAATAGATTATGGTTTAGAGTATGGTAAAGATTCATTACATATGCAAAAGGGGGATGGTTCACGTATTTTAATCCTAGATGATTTAATTGCGACCGGTGGTTCACTTAACGCCACCTGCCAACTCTGTGAACAAGTGGGTTACCAAATAGCTGGAATGGCCTGTGTAATTAACCTGACTTCACTTAACAGCTTTGCATACAAAGGCCATCAGGTACGCTCAGTTATTAATTATAACGATTAAATCTTTTTTCTTTCGCAACTCAGTAGATGACATCACTTGATTCAGTTAGATCAAATGTGCAATACTAGAGATGTAAAAATTTTTAGGAGTTACGCAAATGAGTACGAGTATCAATCCTGCTATGCAGTCAATGGCACCCATTCAAATGGGGCGAATGAACTCTGAGCCAAATGCATCTAACACTGCAAACTTAAGTCGTTCTGATGATACCGTTGAAATGACAGCCCCTACAACGCAGGTAAACTTAAATACAACCCCTGCATCTGCTCCGGTTGACTATTTAAATTTGCAGCCGACACAGCAAGTCAGTGAGCCAGTTAACGTTGAAAATGCTACCACTGAGCAAAACAACATGACATCAGGCTTAACCTATGCTTCTGCATTACAGGCAGAATCAAACTTCTTTGGCATGCAAACCGGCGCAGCTGATCTTTCATCATCTACTCCAAATGGTGCTGATGCATCTTAATTTTAGATGCATAAAGATAGTCTAAACTATCGATTTGGTCGTGGCAGTGACGAGAGTCATCGTCGCGACCAAGCTGTTTTCAGCGAATTACTCACTCATCACCAGGCGCTTTATCGTCGCACTAAAATACTTTCCAATGGGATAGAAGCCTTAACAGGCAGCGAGAACCCTAAATTGGTGAAGTTACTTCATGATCACGTTGTGGGTATGGAAAAACGCTTTGCCGCAGGTAGAGCCATTCGCTCCTGGGACCCATTGTTTGCAGCTTTATTTGAGTACAAGGATCAACTCAACTTTGCATATACACTCTGCGACCATGGTGTATTAGCTACCATCACCACAGATCACCCAAAACTCATTGAACTGATTCATTGCCATGATCAAGCCTTACATCAGTTTGTCGATTATGGCTATGAAAAATCGGGCAATCCAAGCCCTAAACCTTCTTGGTTAGATTAAAAAAACAACATTTTAATTCCTAGTAACAGCAACATAATCGCAAACGCCTGCTTTAAAAACTTAATTGGCATACGATGGGTTAATTTAGCCCCAAAGTATGCCATTACTGTACTCGCCGACACTATGGCTAACAAGGCCGGCCAATATACAAATCCCAAGGTATAATCTGGTAAGTCTGCCACACGCCAACCCGCTATCATGTACGCCAAGGTGCCCATCAAAGCAATCGGCCAAGCCAAGGCTGACGAAGTCGCAATCGCTTGACGCATAGTCATATTGTGAAACACAAAATAGGGTGTGAGCATCGAGCCGCCACCCACACCTAACAATGACGATAACCAACCAATCCCTACGCCAGCCGAATTCAAACCTAGCTTACCCGGTAAGTTACGCTGAGGAGGAGGTTGTTTCCCCATTAATAGTTGTAAAGCGACCAATACTTCTAACAAGCCAAACATGATCGCCAACACCGCAGTCGCAAAGAACTGACCGCTCCAGCCGCCTAAAAATCCGCCTAGACTGACACCTAGCAGCATAATCGCAATCAGCCGCCAATTTACCGCACCGTGACGGTGATGACTTAACACCGAGCCAATTGAAGTGACTAAAATAGTGGCTAGTGACGTAGCAATAGCGATATGTACGATATAGGGCGTATCCAAGTAAATTAGAAATACCGAGCTTAAGATCGGAACCAACACCAATCCACCGCCAATCCCCAGCAGGCCTGCTAACAATCCGGCTAAGGCACCTGCGGCCAAATAAATGGCTAATTCTATAATCAAGATGACGTCCTTTTAAACAAAAAGACCATGGGGGTACCATGGTCTTAATAACGCTTGGCAATTCTTAAGGCTTAGCGTTTTTTTGCGTTGGCCTCTGCGGCTTCACCCCGTTCAATTTTGCGCGTAATATACCACTGCTGCGCAACCGATAGGATGTTGTTCATTAGCCAGTAAAGTACCAAACCTGCCGGGAACCACATAAAGAAGATGGTAAAGATAAACGGCAAAAACTTCATTACTTTTTGCTGCATTTCATCCATCATCGCCGTTGGATTAAGCTTTTGTTGAATCCACATGGTCAGACCCATCAAAATCGGCAATACAAAGTAAGGGTCTTTCACCGAGAGGTCATTAATCCACAGAATCCATTCGGCTTGACGCATTTCAACCGAGTAGATCAATACCCAGTATAGTGCGATAAACACCGGCATTTGAACAAGAATCGGTAAACAGCCGCCTAACGGATTGATCTTCTCTTCCTTGTAGAGCTTCATCATTTTTTGTTGGAAGATCACCTTGTCATCGCCATAGTTTTCTTTCAACTGTTTTAGCTTAGGCTGGAACTTACGCAACCGCGCCATCGAGTAATAACTTTTTGCTGATAACCAGTAAAAGGCCAACTTGATCAAAATCGTTAACACAATAATCGACCAACCCCAGTTACCCACGATATTATGGATATGACTGAGCAACCAAAATAGGGGTTCAGCCAAGATGGTGAACATACCATAGTCAATGGTTCGCTCCAGGCCTGGTGCAATCTGACGCAACACATTTTGCTCAGTCGGGCCAATGTAGATTTGTGACTGAATCGTTGCGGTAGCACCCGGAGCGATTTGCACCTCAGGTTCAACTACACCAATACGATAGCGCCCTGGCTCAACCTGGTTAGCATAAAATACATTGGTGACATTTTGATTAGGCACGACTGCCGTCACAAAATAATGCTGAATCATCGCGGCCCAGCCACCTTGAATCAATTTGTTTTCAAGCGGCTGGGTATTTAGATCACTAAACGAAATCTTATTGTATTTTTTATCATCACTAAAATGATCATAAAACACAGGGCCGGTGTAGGTGTACATCAGCGCCTGAGAATAAGGGTCAAACGCGGTGCGCACAAACTGTGAATACAGACTACCAGACCAGGTTTGCTCAGTCAGGTTTGTCACCTCAAACTCAACGCCAATCAAATAAGATCCGCGCGTAAACACATAATATTTGGTAACCTCGACACCGTCTTCACGCCAAGTAAATGGCACACGTAGCGTGTCCTCGGTCATCACATATTCTGTTTGAGGTGTATCAAACACCGCGCGATGCGTCGGAGCAGGTAAGCCCGTTTCTGCATTGGCAACCAAACCATTCTGCGCAAAATACATCAGCGGGCCTTCATCGCTCATCAAATGAAATGGCGTATTCGGATCTCGCGGCATACCGTGCGGAATAATGCGAGCATCACGAATATCGGCACCCAAAGTATCCACTTCTAATTTAAGCACATCCGTTACAATACGAACACGTTGTTGCTGGGGTAACGCGCTTGCACCCGCTGCACGAGGAACATCTGCTTGATCTGCCGCACGACTGACATTAGGGGCAGGTACATCAAAATCACGACCCGCTTGTTGTTCAATGGAAGTGGTGGTGGTCGTTGTGGGTTGCGCATTGAACTTCATCCATTCAAACCAAATCCACATAGCGGTGAAAGCTAACGCAATCCACCAAAACGCTTTCATATTCATGCTTGTTCCTTAACGCTAAGCTTATTTAACTCACTGAGTTTAATTTTTTTAATAAGATGCTCAAAACTGGCGTGTAATTGCGCAGAAGTCACGCTTTCGGTGCCTTTACGCCCTAAAACCACAATATCATAACCGCATAAGTCTATTTTATGTTGACGAAATGCCTCTCGGGCAATCCGTTTTATCCGATTTCGCCACACCGCGCGTGCTAGTTGTTTTTTAGATATAGCGAGACCAAGCCTTGGAAGTGGCTGTTGATTGGCTTTTACGATAAGTGTCCAATGG comes from Thiomicrospira aerophila AL3 and encodes:
- the yidC gene encoding membrane protein insertase YidC translates to MNMKAFWWIALAFTAMWIWFEWMKFNAQPTTTTTTSIEQQAGRDFDVPAPNVSRAADQADVPRAAGASALPQQQRVRIVTDVLKLEVDTLGADIRDARIIPHGMPRDPNTPFHLMSDEGPLMYFAQNGLVANAETGLPAPTHRAVFDTPQTEYVMTEDTLRVPFTWREDGVEVTKYYVFTRGSYLIGVEFEVTNLTEQTWSGSLYSQFVRTAFDPYSQALMYTYTGPVFYDHFSDDKKYNKISFSDLNTQPLENKLIQGGWAAMIQHYFVTAVVPNQNVTNVFYANQVEPGRYRIGVVEPEVQIAPGATATIQSQIYIGPTEQNVLRQIAPGLERTIDYGMFTILAEPLFWLLSHIHNIVGNWGWSIIVLTILIKLAFYWLSAKSYYSMARLRKFQPKLKQLKENYGDDKVIFQQKMMKLYKEEKINPLGGCLPILVQMPVFIALYWVLIYSVEMRQAEWILWINDLSVKDPYFVLPILMGLTMWIQQKLNPTAMMDEMQQKVMKFLPFIFTIFFMWFPAGLVLYWLMNNILSVAQQWYITRKIERGEAAEANAKKR
- a CDS encoding adenine phosphoribosyltransferase encodes the protein MSLHPLAQFIDNVPDFPKPGILFRDISPLLRDHFNATIDAISDLYTVEEWQQIDKLAGIESRGFIFAAALAYKHQKGFVKVRKPGKLPHVHASIDYGLEYGKDSLHMQKGDGSRILILDDLIATGGSLNATCQLCEQVGYQIAGMACVINLTSLNSFAYKGHQVRSVINYND
- a CDS encoding sulfite exporter TauE/SafE family protein is translated as MIIELAIYLAAGALAGLLAGLLGIGGGLVLVPILSSVFLIYLDTPYIVHIAIATSLATILVTSIGSVLSHHRHGAVNWRLIAIMLLGVSLGGFLGGWSGQFFATAVLAIMFGLLEVLVALQLLMGKQPPPQRNLPGKLGLNSAGVGIGWLSSLLGVGGGSMLTPYFVFHNMTMRQAIATSSALAWPIALMGTLAYMIAGWRVADLPDYTLGFVYWPALLAIVSASTVMAYFGAKLTHRMPIKFLKQAFAIMLLLLGIKMLFF
- the rnpA gene encoding ribonuclease P protein component — encoded protein: MTVLSDSQPVAVAAARLDALARQTLPKTVRLLTPKDYQTAFQQAEKFANRHWTLIVKANQQPLPRLGLAISKKQLARAVWRNRIKRIAREAFRQHKIDLCGYDIVVLGRKGTESVTSAQLHASFEHLIKKIKLSELNKLSVKEQA